TGGATCTGGGCCGCGGTCGACAGCCAGAACGTGATCTTCTTGGCGCCGCCCGAGGCCGAGTCGTCGCCGGAACCGCCACCGCAGGCGGCCAACGCCACCGCGGCCACGACCACCACCGGCAGCCATCGCCAGCGTCGAAGTGAAGTGCTCATCTTGCAGTCTCCTTGGGGTTCCAGGCGGGCCTTCGTTGGCGTCGGACGCTAGTGGGCAAGCGTTTACCGCGTCAATAGTCAGGACAAAATTAGGTAGGTTGTTCTGACATTTTCTTGTTATCTCCTCCGTGGATGTTAGCGGTATCACGCCGGGGAGCGTTCCCCGTGATCGAGTGCTCGCCACGAGTAGCACTGAGACGCGGTCCCGTAGTACGGCGTACTGTCGGCGAACCGCGCGATGAGGTAATGCTTAGGGCATGACTCATGCGGAGCTCTGGGAGCGTCACAAGGCCGTCATGCCGGACTGGCTCGCGTTGTACTACGAGGAGCCGATCGAGATCGTCAAGGGATCCGGTCGCCGGGTGACCGACGGCGAGGGGAAGGAGTATCTCGACTTCTTCGCCGGCATCCTGACCAACGCGATCGGGTACGACATCGCCGAGATCTCGGACGCGGTCCGGGAGCAGTTGGCCAGCGGCATCGCGCACACCTCGACGGTGTACCTGATCCGGCGGCAGATCGAGCTGGCCGAGAAGATCGCCGAGTTGTCCGGGATCCCGGACGCCAAGGTCTTCTTCACCAACTCCGGCACCGAGGCGAACGAGGCGGCCCTCCTGCTGGCCACGCAGAAGCGACGCTCGAACCAGGTGCTGGCGCTGCGCAACTCGTACCACGGGCGGGCGTTCGGCACCGTCGCGATCACCGGCAACCGCGGCTGGTCCGCCAGCAGCCTCTCACCGGTGAACGTGCAGTACGCGCAGGGCGCGTACCGGTATCGCAGCCCGTTCAAGGACCTGCCGGACGCGGAGTACATCAAGGTCTGCGCGGACGACCTGCGCGAGGTCATCCAGACCACCACGGCCGGCGACGTGGCCTGCATGATCGTGGAGCCGATCCAGGGCGTCGGCGGCTTCTCGTCCCCGCCCGACGGCCTCTACGCCGCGTTCAAGGAGGTGCTCGACGAGTTCGGCATCCTGCTCATCTCCGACGAGGTACAGACCGGGTGGGGCCGCACCGGCGACCACTTCTGGGGGATCCAGGCGCACGATGTGGTGCCGGACGCGATGACGTTCGCGAAGGGCCTCGGCAACGGGTTCGCCATCGGGGGTGTGGTCGCGACGCCCGCGCTGATGGACAGCCTGAGCGCGAACTCGCTGTCGACGTTCGGTGGCAACCCGATCTCGACCACCGCGGCGAAGGCGACCATCGACTACCTGCTCGACCACGACCTGCAGGCGAACGCGGCCAAGCGCGGTGCCCAGTTGATGGACGGTCTGCGGGGCATCTCGGAGGAGTTCCCCGAGTTGGGCGACGTCCGCGGGAAGGGCCTGATGCTGGCGGCCGAGATCGTCATGCCAGAGGACAACAAGCCGGACCCGGCCGCCACGGCGAAGCTGCAGCAGGAGACCAAGAACCGCGGCCTGCTGATCGGCAAGGGCGGCCTCTACGGCAACGTCCTGCGGATGGCACCGCCGATGACCCTGACCGAGGAAGAGACCACCGAGGCGCTGGAGATCATCCGCGACTCCTTCAACACCCTGCGCTGAACTACCCGGCCGCCGCGTGGTCCTCGAGGACCTCTTCGATCACGCGGCGGTTGGTGGCGACGCTCTCCTCGTCCGTCTCGAGGTCGGCAGCCATGACGATCAACGCCTTCCACAGCGCCCACCCACGCGCCCGTGCCCAGGTGCCTGCGTCCTGATCGACCGTACGGCGGAATGCCTCGCGCGCGGCCCCGTCGAACATGGTCCACGAGATCACCAGGTCGCACGCGGGGTCGCCGACCCCCGAAGTACCGAAGTCGATCACCGCTGACAGACGCCCGTCCACGACAAGAAGGTTGCCACTGGCAATGTCTCCGTGGAACCACTTCGGCGGCCCGTCGTACACCGACCCGATCGCAGCTTCCCAGACCTCAGCCGCGGCAGCGGTGTCGACGTGTCCCTCGAGTACTTCGAGCGCTCGGCGAGTCTCGCTGTTGTAGTACACCGGCGGCGCACCCCGATGGAAACTGTGCGCCCCGGCGACTGGCCCGTCGGTGACATCACACCTCTGCAAGGCCCGAACGAACTCGCCAACCTCGGTCGCGAACTCGACCAGATCCTCGATCCGCTCCGGCGCCGACGTCTCCCCGTCCAGCCATCGCCGAACCGACCAGTTGAACCCGTACCCCTCACCCGGAACCCCCTTACCCAGGGGTTCCGGGACCGCAACCGGCAACTGCGGCGCCAGCACCGGCAGCCACCGATCCTCTTTGTCCACAGCAGGCGCGTACGCCGCGGCCGTCGGCAGCCGAACCGTCATCGAGTCACCGAGGCGATAGGTCCGGTTGTCCCACCCATCGACCTTGACCGGCTCGACCGGCAGGTCGCCCCACTGCGGAAACTGCGCCTTCACCAACCGCCGAACCAACCCGGCATCGATCCCGGCACGCCCATCCGCCTTCGAATTCATTCCGGCAGTCTCCGGCCGGAGCGGCGATCCACGCAACGCGATTTCTGCCCGGCGGCCCCTGGAGCCTCAGCCGGTGCAGCCCTTGCAGGGCAGGTAGCCGAGATCCTCCTCGTAGACGTTCTTCCAGTTGCCATAGGTATAGGTGATCTTCGCGTAGGTGTAGTTGCCACGCCTGTCGTTGGGCTTCGGCATACTCGGCGCGGACGTCTTGATCGTGTGTGTGCCGGTCTTCACATTGCCCTCCGAGTAGACCCACCACTCGCCGTTGACGTAAACGTCCATCCGCCAATGTGCTTTGACCGTCGCGCACTCCCCGGTCACGACGACGGTGCCGCTGCGGCCCGCCGTGGACGTCTGCCAGGCGGCCCCGGTCGAACCGC
The window above is part of the Kribbella voronezhensis genome. Proteins encoded here:
- a CDS encoding aspartate aminotransferase family protein yields the protein MTHAELWERHKAVMPDWLALYYEEPIEIVKGSGRRVTDGEGKEYLDFFAGILTNAIGYDIAEISDAVREQLASGIAHTSTVYLIRRQIELAEKIAELSGIPDAKVFFTNSGTEANEAALLLATQKRRSNQVLALRNSYHGRAFGTVAITGNRGWSASSLSPVNVQYAQGAYRYRSPFKDLPDAEYIKVCADDLREVIQTTTAGDVACMIVEPIQGVGGFSSPPDGLYAAFKEVLDEFGILLISDEVQTGWGRTGDHFWGIQAHDVVPDAMTFAKGLGNGFAIGGVVATPALMDSLSANSLSTFGGNPISTTAAKATIDYLLDHDLQANAAKRGAQLMDGLRGISEEFPELGDVRGKGLMLAAEIVMPEDNKPDPAATAKLQQETKNRGLLIGKGGLYGNVLRMAPPMTLTEEETTEALEIIRDSFNTLR
- a CDS encoding aminoglycoside phosphotransferase family protein; translation: MNSKADGRAGIDAGLVRRLVKAQFPQWGDLPVEPVKVDGWDNRTYRLGDSMTVRLPTAAAYAPAVDKEDRWLPVLAPQLPVAVPEPLGKGVPGEGYGFNWSVRRWLDGETSAPERIEDLVEFATEVGEFVRALQRCDVTDGPVAGAHSFHRGAPPVYYNSETRRALEVLEGHVDTAAAAEVWEAAIGSVYDGPPKWFHGDIASGNLLVVDGRLSAVIDFGTSGVGDPACDLVISWTMFDGAAREAFRRTVDQDAGTWARARGWALWKALIVMAADLETDEESVATNRRVIEEVLEDHAAAG